The Trichomycterus rosablanca isolate fTriRos1 chromosome 13, fTriRos1.hap1, whole genome shotgun sequence sequence gctggttcaagccccaccactgctacactgtaaaaaggagactgtgaaatgtacagtaacttGCTGGCAGCAATTAGCCGGTAAGTTGCTGTAATACAATTTACAGTACACATACtgcaaatttaattacagtaactataaagtactgtaatatttattacagtaataatcacagtactgtagctcttattacagtaatttcacattactgtaacctAATACAGCAGTAATCACTTTACTGTAATTGTTATCACAGTAATGCAGtcttttaattacagcaaatatcagactactttaaaggcattacagcatttaacactaaaataatattcgaaaaataactatacactgtaaaaattaagacactgtaacaaaaaatcatttattgaatttcaacattttaaaacatgtttttgaaaatacatagataattaaataaataaattcatatttttgtaaacactgctgttctaaacaaaaccataaaaatgtgcgagtgctttgttttacatttgctaGAATCCACATCTTGGGCTAAAGTTTTCTTTCCTGCACTgtaaagataaaacaaggaattactgttactgctgtaGAAATTTATATACAAGACTGGAGACTATGACAGTTTTGTTAATTCCTAACCTCCCATTAgagatattacattaataaacacattctactattcaaaatgtgctgtttaaaattcttaCCTGTTTTGTTAATGTTATGCACGCTGGCTCTCTAGTGTATCACTTTTGGCTAGACCATTAGCTAGTTGTTTATCAACTGGCCGATTAGTTCTATGTTTAGCGAGCTAGCTTGCTTTCTGTCTTaatagcgttttaaaagagtaggtgactattatcaagtaattctaatttctgtacctgttactgatgatataaagatgtctttctgtctgagtgataaaaaaaactaatatttgtgttagatataatgcaaactgtactattaccaaagacggattattgtttaaactgacagaaaaagaaaaatcccgCTTAAACTTACCGTATTGTGATTCACAGCAGAAATATGCTTACTGTAGAATTCGCCCACCACTGAATCTTGACCATAATCCTTTGCAGATCTACAGTAAAATGCTGTGTACAGGTTCTACAGTAAGAATTTTATCATTTTACAgtagtaatactgtaaaaactacagaaatttgttacagtgtaggttgctgctgttgggcccttgagcaaggcccttaaccctcagttgctcagattgtatactgtaactgtaatgtaagtcgctttggataaaggcatctgctaaatgccgaaaatgttaatgtttaaattAAGCCTTTGCCATGGCCATCCCTGTTTAcggacagtggtaacctagagggtagagctttgggctatcaaccggaagattggcggttcaaatccaggctctgctatgcagccactgttgggtccttgagcaagacccttaaccctgtctgctccaggggcgctgtaaggTAACTGACCCTACGCTCTGACCCTAgctcccaaaacaagctgggatatgcgaagaaagaatttcattgtactgtacaactgtatatgtatatatgacaaataaagtatatcttcttcttcttctaacaACCTGTGGTGTAAGCTAAAATGGGAAGTTCACATATGAGAagcaaaaaaaagtttgtatttAGGAGTGCTGTCAATTTTCCTGATCTGTTTTCTCCAAGTTTCTTAAGCATTACAGAAGAAGTCTCAGCACTGTTTTAGTCTAATGCGAAGgtcatatttcatattttgctttttttctaAGTGAAAATATGTTAACATCCTAATCAGCAAATAACAATTCTGCTATTTGTAATGcagttattgtatatttttacatattgGAGAAATGTTTTAACAATACATATGTTATGGAACAAATAAtactgttaatttaaaattgttataattactactacaactaccatTGAGATTCTATATTGGCATTCGCTTTCTGTTGAGAATATTACAGTGAATGTTTTATaattaacaaaacatggaattgaACTAGTTAGatctttaaaataattattttagtaaAAGATTGTAAGCTAAATAACAACAAAGGCTCTTAACGATCATTTTCACCTGTCACCTTTACCAAAGGTCACagtaattttaatataaaaactcGTGTGAACTAACTCAGGATTTTCatcctatttttatttatttatgttatttttccaCAAGGTGGCGTTGTTGGCGTGTATAGTGATAAGGTAAATATTCTCCTGAAAGGTCAACTCTCTTTAACCATTGATTCATAACTTTCAAAAGTTATGCTTTCATAATTTACAGCTGATGGCTGGATGAAGATGTAGTTGTCATAATAGATTGATAAGTGGTTCTTCACTCAAAGGCAGAGAACGCTAGTTTAAGACTGCAATTAGTCCTAAAATGGGTGCATGTACGTTGTTTTGAATACAATTGTTGGTCTTGATTGTATTATAATATCTTTATAATTACATACATGAGTACATAATTGGCTCAGAAGATTTTGCTAGTAAATAGAGGGTTAGGTTTTAATCACAAATGAGAAGAACAATTGCTGAGCCTTGTAAGCATGTCCCTCACACACTGGATGCTTGGATCCCTAAAAACATTTTGAAGAATAGAATTTTATGTTAATCCCACTAACAATTGCCACTAACTTACATCTTGAAGCAATATAATGTGGCCAATCCTTCACTTGCATGGTTTTGGGTTAAAACCCAGATCCTTAGGATCCATGTTTCCACACTGCCTGCACATGGCTTTGCAGCTACAACCTCCTCCACTCTTCTATGACGCCTCTCCACAAGTCTTTGGGGTGTGTCTATGGATCGTGTACCCATTTagacaaaagaacatttgtgaggtcatccACTGATGTCTGACAAGAAGGCTCGGCTCACAATCAACacttcaattcatcccaaaggtgtttagtggCCTGTGCAATCGACTGGATGTCAACACCAAACACGTCAAACCATGTCTCAATGGACCTTGTTTATGAAGAAGGTGCATTTTCCAAATTCGGCCTCAAAGTTCATATAAAAtctatgttatatattattttatatactgaTCTGATTATAACTTTTTATCCAGTCAGGGGTGTTTACGCAGAGGGATGTTGATATGCTGAATGAtctgaatgtactgtatgtgcttGGCACTGATAATACAGCTCATATTACAACACAGGCCaggcatacagtgtatcacaaaagtgagtacacccctcacatttctgcaaatattttattatatcttttcatgggacaacactatagaaataaaacttggatataacttagagtagtcagtgtacagcttgtatagcagtgtagatttactgtcttctgaaaataactcaacacacagccattaatgtctaaatggctggcaacatacagtaagtgagtacaccccacagtgaacatgtccaaattgtgcccaaagtgtcaatattttgtgtgaccaccattattatccagcactgccttaaccctcctgggcatggaattcaccagagctgcacaggttgctactggaatcctcttccactcctccatgatgacatcacggagctggtggatgttagacaccttgaactcctccaccttccacttgacaggctgacctcccacgtcttcaacctctgcagcaatgctggcagcactcatgtgtctattttttaaagccaacctctggatatgacgccgaacacgtggactcaacttctttggtcgaccctggcgaagcctgttccgagtggaacctgtcctggaaaaccgctgtatgaccttggccaccatgctgtagctcagtttcagggtgttagcaatcttcttatagcccaggccatctttgtggagagcaacaattctatttctcacatcctcagagagttctttgccatgaggtgccatgttgaatatccagtggccagtatgagagaattgtacccaaaacaccaaatttaacagtcctgctccccatttacacctgggaccttgacacatgacaccagggagggacaacgacacatttgggcacaatttggacatgttcactgtggggtgtactcacttatgttgccagctatttagacattaatggctgtgtgttgagttattttcagaagacagtaaatctacactgctatacaagctgtacactgactactctaagttatatccaagtttcatgtctatagtgttgtcccatgaaaagatataatgaaatatttgcagaaatgtgaggggtgtactcacttttgtgatacactgtaggtgtgGGTGCTCTTCAACATCACACCACGATTTACTACAAGTGCCATCCGTAACATTTTATCTCTCGGTCACTCACCCCTATTGAGcgcacactcacactcatctACATGAAGACAATGTTACACAATGTTACAATCTGAACTGGGAGTTACAATGTGCTCATATTATGTGATCTCTCTGCTCTATCTCTATATTATGTTATCTGTTTACATTCCAGATTGGGCATTATACATTTTTCTTAAATTATAAATACTTCCATGCCTTCCTAAAATTAATTACTGGCTGTGCCACCTTTAGCAACCAAACACTTAAAAACTGGACATCAACCTTTCACATAGCATAGAGACATTTTGGTAATCTATTCTTTGAGATTCTGCCAATTAGAAAGCAGCATTTATGGTTCCATTAAGTTATCGATCCACATCTATATATTATTTCCAGTCAATACTACAGagatttgttatttttatgatttattgATTGGAGATGTGCTGCTCTTGTATTTGACCCACTTAGTCATGTAAcaattttgttctttttctgtatTCGTCTGCaagaatgtatgtatgtaggaaACATGTGGAGTGTGGCGTCTTATTTTTAtgaaatcatttaatttatctTGCTTatcataaaattaaacaatacaTAATACTAAATAGTTTTCTTATTAGTATACAAGTAATAAAGCCATGTCTATTTTGGTGAAATCATTTACTACATTGAATAGCAACATACAGTAATTTTACTAATTGTCTATTATAATTTAATAGTCTTCCTGAGTCCATATAGGTTTTTGGATTTTCTGGTTTCCTTTCTTGGCTATTATAAATTTAACCCTAACTTAATGCCAAGTttatcatatttgatacatgacTTTTAGAGACCTCTACATCACCAGTAGGTCATTTGTTTTCCTGAAAAGCTTTGTGTACAATTAGATAAATGTCTTCTGCCCCAACCAGAGGAGCTATCATCAAGCATTGGCCCCCTGTTGTTTTGCATGGATGTTTTAACCAATTTTGCAAAATTACTGATCCTTCATTAGaaaaacgtatttacattttctgcatttcgcagacgcttttatccaaagcgacttacagttgtgacagtatattgcctaagcaattgagggttaagggccttgctcaagggcccaacagtggtaacctgggtgatggggcttgatccaggaaccttttgattactaatccagtaccttaaccactaggctacatcttCCCTCATTATATTTAGTGGATTAATTTAACTTATTAGTACTTGATATttcataatttattttgttgtaaaaTCGGGTTGAATATGTGTGTATCAAATTAGATACAGCAGGCATTTAAGGCAAATATCAGTAAAATGtcgttttatgcattttatccatTATGAATTCCACAAATTTTTGGGCAATGTTTTGGTAGTTTAGGCTTCAAAGGGTTAAGTAATGGGATGAGAAAATACACATACTGCAGCaaagtacatgaaacagtgCTCTCTAAAAAACAAACCTTATGCAGGGAGGGAAAAGGAGTCAGATATAATTCAAGAAGCACCAAAGCTCTTTCACAAAACCAGTGAATAGTATCACTTTGTGTCATTCCCTTTTTCCACTTGTGTACACTTTCAGTATGAGTAAATAACTTGAGAGAGGTGTCTTGTCTTATTGCTGCTGTGCTGTTCTCTATATGGGAACACTGCAGTCCATTCGGACTATCCTGACGTCATATCTGCATGACGTTAAACACCAGCAGCCAATGAGAAACGTGCAGTAGCATATAGTGAATATATAAACTGAGTTGGGAGCGTAAAGCAGGCTTTGACGGCGGAGGCACTAGAAAATCCTCttctgattgttttttttttttaaagaatagaCAGTAAAGTAACCAggctgtgcgtgtgtgtgctgacCAACTTTAAACTCTACAGTCTAAATACCTTGCAGATGTTTCAGTGACAAAGTCAAAACTCCCAAACATTTCAGAACAATCTTCATAGAAAGTAAAGATGCCACTGGATGTGGGAATGTACGAGCGTCGGCCGGATTACAAATCTGAAAAGAAGTGCCAGCGCACCTCGCTCGCTTTCTACCAGTCTGTTCGGGACCTGCTGCCGGTCTGGCTGCTGGAGGACATACGCGCAACCGAGGCGTTTCACTGGGAGGAGGAGGGTCGCGCATGCGCGTTTTCGCCTTCTGAAGCGCTCCTGTACGCCCTGGTCCACGACCACCAGCAGTACGCGCGCTACCTGCTCCAGCGCTTCTCCGTGCACGCGCTCGACATCCCGAGCGCGAGTTTCCGCTGCTGCGCGGCCTCCCCGCCGCCGCACTTCGCCGTCGCGGTCCGCTACAACCGCACGAACATCCTGGAAATGATAATGGACACCACCGAAAAGTTTGCGGAAGAAACCGAAAAAAGGCTGCTGTTAAACAGTCGCGGTTGCCCTCACGCTGACAAAGGCAAGACCGCGCTGCACCTGGCGTGCGACTTAGCGCGACCTgaatgtttgttgttgttgctagGACACGGCGCGTGCCCTTACGTAACGGACTACGACGGGGACACGCCTCTGGACTGCCTGCTTCAACAAATCAATCAGAGCGAAATGGACATGCGCACTAAGAGAGTGTGCCTGGGCTACCTGGTGTTATTCATGCCCACTCTGAGTTTCCGCATGCGCACTGAGCTGCAGGAGAAGCCTGGACTGTGGACACAGCTCGTCGGGGAGCAAGCCTTCCAGTGGCTCTCCGGGAACTCTCCACCGTCTCTGTTCGTACAGAGCATGCGCACAGTAACACACCGCGTTCCTGCAGAGCAGCGTGCATCCCTGCCTGACTTTCTCCGACCGCCCGATTTCAGACTGCACCAAGATTAAGGTGTACTCAAGGGCACTGAGTGGACTGTACTCAGTGAGTGTactgtacccccccccccccccccccccacgtgTCCTGTAAAAAACATAAACTGGGACACAGTCCAGAACTCTGATGCATTAGGGAGCCACGATTTATACACAGGGTGGCTCCCATTACCCCCAAAAAGGACACCAGACTGCAAACAGGAGGACATGACAGTGGGTAGTCAGGATAGTGTCTGCAGCACACAAATGAACTCTAATTGTTATAATTGTGATGCAACCAAATGAAGTAGAAAATTGCAATATTAATGAACGCTCTACTCACCACATTAAGAGTCTAGCTGTGATACTTTAGTACAAAAAGCATGAAATTCATCTTTCCTACTTCTCTAAATGACAAGGTGGTGAACTGTACGTTGTTTTTCATTTTGGCATGTTGACAGCATGAACAGTTACTACAACTTAGTAATTAACTAGCATTTCAGTACTGGACgtcctcacagacagtgtgaGGACCAATAAAatacaagtattttttttacatgttcctAAACCAAGGCAGGGAAATTAATTATGATCATTACAAGCATTTGGTTAGCTTCCAAATGAGGACAAATACGTGTCCGTCCAGGCATTGTGCCGGACGTTTGTAGTGCTGTCCTAGGAAATGACCAGGTTTGTAATTTTTAAGACAAGCACCAACCAGCTTTTATTTTGGAAAATATGAAGTTGCAAACCAGGGATGTATCTATTCCTTTTTATCTAATTAGTTCAGATACCAGCAGTCCAAGTGTAGATTGATACTAATCCAGTACTTATAACATTACAGTTACCAAACTGACTCTGCAAGATAACTGCAAACATTTAAGGTGTAATAGTAACAGTTTGATTGCTATGTTTCCATGtcataagaaaaaaaatcacaaacattAATAGCATAAAATAGCTTAGTGGATcatgtttaaaatatttgatATGTATTGATTTTTTATAGTATTAAGCCATTAATTAGGCCAAATACTGACACTGGCAATTAAATAAGGGCAGCCTATTAAACGCTTGTATAGCTTTTAAGTTATGGTAGGGCAGTGTGAGGCTATGATGTTACTCTATATTTGTGTGAAATCTTTAAATCAGTCactttttatatatgtttacGGGTTGATGAAATATACCAGTGTAAATGCACTACCTATGCACTGTAAATATGTGAATATTTTTATGCTATAAAAAGAAAGATGTTaagaatatttaatattaaataaaattctattttTGCAATAGTCTTCATTTTAATGAAGGTCAAAGCAATGACGAATTACTTTAACTCATTTAGTGCAATAGACTCTTTtgcaaataaaattttttatacCTGATAAAAACATTACAAGATCATTCGATATATGATTGGTTTATAAAACCATTATCTAAACATTCAACTCTAATACtcttacagttttattaatcAGTCATAAAGTAGTTTGTTCATAATTTTAGAGGCTGTGCAAGATTTGTATGCAATTTTAATAAATAGGGGtcaatattccgctagcacaccagaaccgagattctgaactcggcGGTGCCACcgttcggctgggcgccatttagcgggcataattggtagtgcctgcagcagacacggttctaatagggcgggatgaccggactatgtgggtcgggtctttaaacgctgtgtaaggaccctgattagcagatagaggcgcctgtgcagagtgcataggtgaaaaagggttccgctaagggctgcgtgtgggtcggaggaggcgtgagcagcaatatacccttatcaactgcaatcagggatcccccagcagtggaagacaaattgactacgctagagaaaatgcataaataaaatagaaataaataaataggggtCAATATATGCAGATGATTTCAGACAGGATTACTGAATGGATACGCTGTATGCCGAAAATGTGTGCAAGTGACtattagcttgttggacttcCCATTCCAAATCCTACCTTCCATTTTCCTGCTCTATCAGCCTTTGTTATAAAAAGGTAATACTTacactatggccaaaagtatgtgaacacctaacCATGAGTTTGTTAAACATCAGATTTTAACATCAAACCATAAGAACTACAGAGTTGTTAAACTGCCTCAACTGTTCAGGAAAGGCTTTTCACAGAACTGTAaactgtgtctgttggaatttgtgccaaatTCAGTCAAAGAAGCATTTGTAAGGTtaaacatacaccaatcagccataacattaaaaccacctccttgtttctacactcactgtccattttatcagcgccacttaccatataggagcactttgaagtgctacaattacttaccatctggagtccatctgtttctctgcatgctttgttagccccctttcatgctgttctttaatggtcaggactctcccaggaccactacagagcaggtattatttgggtggtggatcgttttcagcactgcagtgacaatgacatagtcgaggtgtgttagtgtgtgttgagtggataagacacagcagcgctgctggagtttttaaacacctcactgtcactgctggactgagaatagtccaccaaccaaaaatatccagccaatagcgccccttgggcagcatcctgtgaccactgatgaagatctcaaagatgaccaactcaaacagcagatcATATTTGACTttgtctacaaggtgaaccaactaggtaggagtgtctaatagagtggacagtgagtggacacggtatttaaaatacaCATCAAACCTGTCAAACCTCTTTGTTATGGAACTCATTTTGAGCACAGTGAAGAAAATACAATGACATTTTCAAACCTTTACCACGAACCTA is a genomic window containing:
- the ankrd9 gene encoding ankyrin repeat domain-containing protein 9, which translates into the protein MPLDVGMYERRPDYKSEKKCQRTSLAFYQSVRDLLPVWLLEDIRATEAFHWEEEGRACAFSPSEALLYALVHDHQQYARYLLQRFSVHALDIPSASFRCCAASPPPHFAVAVRYNRTNILEMIMDTTEKFAEETEKRLLLNSRGCPHADKGKTALHLACDLARPECLLLLLGHGACPYVTDYDGDTPLDCLLQQINQSEMDMRTKRVCLGYLVLFMPTLSFRMRTELQEKPGLWTQLVGEQAFQWLSGNSPPSLFVQSMRTVTHRVPAEQRASLPDFLRPPDFRLHQD